The Candidatus Mycolicibacterium alkanivorans genome contains a region encoding:
- a CDS encoding DUF6262 family protein — protein MDTRRQTAPSPLHRPPHRQGPHRRGAGDALIPLAPARDHLPAQAGPACYLIEHAKHRRQETVQRAHQALAELAETGQSVTVAELATRAGVSRSWTYTQPELLDQIQQQQRSRRRTRLLDHRSGAHLLRPRRTQTSRRGQFIRHARPGVTHLATSARAALCALGPRPPRHRHRQHER, from the coding sequence ATGGACACGCGACGGCAAACTGCGCCATCCCCGCTACATCGGCCTCCGCACCGACAAGGACCCCACCGACGTGGTGCAGGAGATGCCCTGATCCCCCTCGCGCCCGCTCGAGACCACCTCCCCGCACAGGCGGGACCCGCTTGCTACCTCATCGAGCACGCCAAACACCGACGCCAGGAGACCGTGCAACGCGCACACCAGGCACTGGCCGAACTCGCCGAGACCGGCCAGTCGGTAACCGTCGCTGAACTGGCCACCAGGGCCGGCGTTTCACGGTCATGGACTTACACCCAGCCCGAGCTGCTCGACCAGATTCAACAACAGCAGCGTTCGCGCCGTCGAACACGGCTGCTGGATCATCGAAGTGGAGCTCACCTGCTCCGACCAAGACGAACACAGACGTCGCGTCGAGGGCAGTTCATCCGACATGCCCGGCCTGGTGTTACCCACCTGGCAACAAGTGCGCGAGCGGCACTATGCGCCCTGGGACCGCGACCACCTCGTCATCGACACCGGCAGCACGAGCGTTGA
- a CDS encoding IS1380 family transposase produces the protein MESSAAVSRVKVSADGHGVVSHAGVGMLRELADLSGLSAGVTAALADTYRGPWIYPPGAVFADLAAAVADGATCIDGVGQLCGDREHVFGPAASTTTMWRLVDERIDAAHLPAIRAARCDARAAAWAAGAAPAAGRWLHIDLDATITIDHSDNKENAAATWKKTYGHHPLLAFLDRPEVAGGEALAGLLRAGNAGSNTAADHITVLGWALESLPAAYRPDPHDPTAHKILVRSDSAGATHKFAAECRRQGVGFSFGFAVDARVRDAVDTLNLAEAWYPAIDSSGAIRDGAWVAEATGLVEMSSWPEGTRLILRRERPHPGAQLRFTDADGMRVTAFITDTPNGVVDGQLAGLELRHRQHARVEDRIREAKTTGLRNLPCHGFDANAAWLEIILTATDLVAWTKLIGFADQPDIAGCEIDTFRYRVLHVAARITRAARRTHLRIDATWRWAHAIATAWQRLRTAFG, from the coding sequence GTGGAGAGTAGCGCAGCGGTTTCCCGAGTGAAAGTGTCCGCGGATGGTCATGGCGTCGTGTCTCACGCCGGGGTGGGGATGCTGCGGGAACTGGCGGATCTGTCCGGGCTGTCGGCGGGGGTCACCGCGGCGTTGGCCGACACCTATCGGGGCCCGTGGATCTACCCGCCGGGGGCGGTGTTCGCCGATCTCGCCGCGGCGGTCGCTGACGGCGCGACCTGCATCGACGGGGTCGGGCAGTTGTGCGGGGACCGTGAGCACGTGTTCGGTCCGGCCGCCTCGACGACCACGATGTGGCGGCTGGTCGACGAGCGGATCGACGCCGCGCACCTGCCGGCGATCCGGGCGGCGCGCTGCGATGCGCGGGCGGCGGCGTGGGCTGCCGGGGCTGCGCCGGCCGCTGGCAGGTGGCTGCACATCGACCTCGACGCCACCATCACCATCGACCATTCCGACAACAAGGAGAACGCGGCCGCGACCTGGAAGAAGACCTACGGTCACCACCCGCTGCTGGCGTTCCTGGACCGCCCCGAGGTCGCCGGCGGCGAAGCGCTGGCCGGGCTGCTGCGAGCGGGCAACGCCGGCAGCAACACCGCCGCCGATCACATCACCGTGTTGGGCTGGGCGCTGGAATCGCTGCCGGCCGCCTACCGACCCGACCCGCACGATCCCACCGCCCACAAGATCCTGGTGCGGTCGGATTCCGCCGGTGCCACGCACAAGTTCGCCGCCGAATGCCGCAGGCAAGGGGTGGGGTTCTCGTTCGGGTTCGCCGTCGACGCCCGCGTGCGCGACGCGGTCGACACCCTCAACCTCGCCGAGGCCTGGTATCCGGCGATCGACTCCAGCGGCGCGATCCGCGACGGCGCCTGGGTCGCCGAGGCCACCGGCCTGGTCGAGATGAGCAGCTGGCCCGAGGGCACCCGGCTGATCCTGCGCAGGGAACGCCCCCACCCCGGCGCGCAGCTGCGGTTCACCGACGCCGACGGGATGCGGGTCACCGCCTTCATCACCGACACACCCAACGGCGTCGTCGACGGGCAACTCGCCGGCCTGGAGCTGCGGCATCGCCAACACGCCCGCGTCGAGGACCGCATCCGCGAGGCCAAAACCACCGGGCTGCGCAACCTGCCCTGCCACGGCTTCGATGCCAACGCTGCCTGGCTCGAAATCATCCTCACCGCAACCGATCTCGTGGCCTGGACCAAACTCATCGGCTTCGCCGACCAGCCCGACATCGCCGGCTGCGAGATCGACACCTTCCGCTACCGCGTCCTGCACGTCGCCGCCCGCATCACCCGCGCCGCCCGACGCACCCACCTGCGCATCGACGCCACATGGCGCTGGGCCCACGCCATCGCCACCGCATGGCAGCGTCTGCGCACCGCCTTCGGTTGA
- a CDS encoding DUF1918 domain-containing protein, translating into MKAKAGDWLVIKGTHVDQADQRGLITEVHGADGAPPYVVRWLATDHVATVVPGPDAVVVTAAEQQGADQQARSRFARTQITHHTPTD; encoded by the coding sequence ATGAAAGCTAAGGCGGGCGACTGGTTGGTGATCAAGGGCACCCATGTTGATCAGGCGGATCAGCGTGGGCTGATTACCGAAGTGCATGGCGCGGACGGCGCGCCACCCTACGTGGTGCGCTGGCTGGCCACCGACCACGTGGCCACGGTGGTTCCTGGCCCTGACGCCGTCGTCGTCACCGCTGCTGAGCAGCAAGGCGCCGATCAACAGGCGCGGTCGCGGTTTGCGCGGACGCAGATCACGCACCACACTCCGACCGACTAG
- a CDS encoding AMP-binding protein, which yields MSVASEERANLILELVRALTAEVHPHASRRPVTLDSPFDELGIGSLELAELLLRVQHAFGVALPSHLLADAETPRDLLQAVMRHHGPAGEDVGLALQAARAGGTARVSLPGVRRLSPPIAASTLIDALDWHVGAAPHRMHIRILDESGSPIEVSYEALRRDATAVAAGLLAHDVTPGDTVAIMLPTTRAYFVTFTGVLLAGAVPVPIYPPARPSQLADHLRRHTGILANARAALLVTVPDALSLGQLLRSNVEGLRHVVVPESLTGVTDVALPRPRASDLALVQYTSGSTGQPKGVALTHDNLLANIRAMGQAAAVSGADTFVSWLPLYHDMGLIGAWLSCLYFGIPLVVMAPQAFLTRPSRWLWAIHANHGTISAGPNFAYELCLAKIDDTEIDGLDLSSWRLAFNGAEPVSPSTIERFIERFARYGLRPEVITPVYGLAESAVGLAFPPLGRGPLIDRIDRDRFGRSGRADPAKPDEADPLRFVACGQPLPGHEIRVVDATGNELGDRRQGRIEFRGPSATAGYFRNAAATRRLFHDDWLDTGDLGYLADADLYVTGRIKDVIIRAGRNLHPTELEEAVGNVAGVRKGCVAVFACPDRTGGAERLVVMAETRATDDETTAALRSEIITTAVDLLGAAPDDVVLAPPRTVPKTSSGKIRRAAARELYQSGRVGARPRPLWWELARFRLRGAVPSVRRARQTAAALAFAAYAWALFIVLGASVIAVLPLLPRIRWRRRLAVGAVRVLARLTATPVTVHGLAGLPRGPSIVVANHPSWLDGPGLAMVLPHAFRFVAGEVLEHEALTGFVLSRLGTEFVERYEREHGVADTDRVVTLVRGGQSIVVFPEGHLARAPGLRPFHMGAFVAAAQAGVPVVPVAIRGTREVLRPEHRFPRRGAVDIMIGAPIQPLGTDWSAAVALQRAARDAVLRLSGEPDVE from the coding sequence GTGAGCGTTGCCAGCGAAGAACGCGCCAACCTCATCCTCGAACTGGTACGGGCGCTAACCGCCGAGGTCCACCCGCACGCATCGCGGCGCCCGGTAACCCTCGACAGCCCGTTCGACGAACTGGGCATCGGCAGCCTCGAGCTGGCCGAGCTGCTGCTTCGAGTCCAACATGCGTTTGGGGTGGCGTTGCCCTCGCACCTGCTGGCCGACGCGGAGACGCCGCGTGATCTCCTGCAGGCTGTCATGCGCCACCATGGGCCGGCCGGCGAAGACGTCGGCCTCGCGCTTCAGGCCGCGAGGGCGGGCGGCACGGCACGGGTGTCGCTGCCCGGGGTGCGGCGCCTGTCCCCTCCGATAGCCGCGTCGACGTTGATCGACGCCCTCGACTGGCACGTCGGCGCGGCCCCGCATCGGATGCACATCCGCATCCTCGACGAGTCGGGCAGCCCGATAGAGGTGAGCTATGAGGCGCTGCGCCGGGACGCCACCGCCGTGGCTGCGGGGTTGCTGGCCCACGATGTCACGCCCGGCGACACGGTCGCCATCATGTTGCCGACCACCCGCGCGTACTTCGTCACGTTCACCGGCGTGCTCCTCGCTGGTGCCGTGCCGGTACCCATCTACCCGCCGGCCCGGCCGTCGCAGCTGGCCGATCACCTGCGCCGTCACACCGGCATCCTCGCCAATGCCCGAGCCGCGCTGCTCGTCACCGTGCCCGACGCCCTCTCCCTGGGCCAGCTGCTGCGTTCCAACGTCGAGGGCCTGCGCCATGTCGTCGTCCCCGAATCCCTCACGGGTGTGACCGACGTTGCGCTTCCTCGGCCCCGGGCAAGCGACCTCGCGCTGGTGCAATACACCTCGGGCAGCACCGGCCAGCCCAAAGGCGTTGCGCTCACCCACGACAACCTATTGGCCAACATCCGGGCGATGGGCCAGGCCGCGGCGGTATCGGGTGCGGACACCTTCGTCAGCTGGCTGCCGCTCTATCACGATATGGGTCTGATCGGCGCGTGGCTGTCATGCCTGTATTTCGGCATCCCGCTGGTGGTGATGGCACCGCAGGCGTTCTTGACCCGCCCGTCGCGCTGGCTGTGGGCGATCCACGCCAACCACGGCACGATCTCGGCCGGCCCGAACTTCGCCTACGAGCTGTGCCTGGCCAAGATCGACGACACCGAAATCGACGGACTCGACCTGAGCTCGTGGCGGTTGGCCTTCAATGGCGCCGAGCCGGTCAGCCCGTCGACGATCGAGCGGTTCATCGAGCGCTTCGCCCGCTACGGGTTGCGGCCGGAGGTGATCACGCCGGTGTACGGGCTGGCTGAATCTGCGGTCGGGCTGGCGTTCCCACCGCTGGGCCGCGGGCCGCTCATCGACCGCATCGACCGCGACAGGTTCGGGCGTTCGGGGCGCGCCGATCCGGCCAAGCCCGACGAGGCCGACCCGCTTCGGTTCGTCGCCTGCGGCCAGCCCCTGCCCGGGCACGAGATCCGGGTCGTCGACGCCACCGGCAACGAGCTGGGCGATCGCCGGCAGGGCCGCATCGAGTTCCGCGGCCCCTCGGCCACCGCCGGCTACTTTCGCAACGCCGCCGCAACGCGGCGGCTGTTTCACGACGACTGGCTCGACACCGGCGATCTGGGCTACCTGGCTGACGCGGACCTCTACGTCACCGGCCGCATCAAGGATGTGATCATCCGGGCAGGCCGCAACCTGCACCCCACCGAACTCGAGGAAGCCGTCGGCAACGTGGCCGGGGTCCGCAAGGGGTGTGTGGCCGTATTCGCCTGCCCCGATCGGACCGGGGGCGCAGAACGGCTCGTGGTGATGGCCGAGACCCGGGCGACCGACGACGAGACGACCGCCGCGTTGCGCTCCGAGATCATCACGACGGCGGTAGATCTGCTCGGCGCGGCCCCCGACGACGTGGTGCTGGCGCCCCCGCGCACCGTCCCGAAGACCTCCAGCGGCAAGATCCGCCGCGCCGCGGCCCGTGAGCTCTACCAAAGCGGAAGGGTCGGTGCCCGACCGCGGCCGCTGTGGTGGGAGCTGGCCCGTTTCCGTCTGCGCGGAGCTGTGCCATCGGTGCGCCGCGCACGTCAGACGGCGGCCGCCCTCGCGTTCGCCGCCTACGCGTGGGCGCTCTTCATCGTCCTCGGGGCGTCGGTAATCGCTGTGCTACCGCTGCTACCCCGGATCCGGTGGCGTCGGCGGTTGGCTGTTGGCGCCGTCCGAGTGTTGGCGCGGCTCACCGCGACGCCGGTCACCGTGCACGGCCTGGCCGGTCTGCCTCGCGGGCCCTCGATCGTCGTGGCCAACCATCCGAGCTGGCTGGACGGGCCGGGACTCGCCATGGTGCTACCCCATGCTTTCCGGTTCGTTGCCGGCGAAGTACTAGAGCACGAGGCGCTGACCGGATTCGTGCTCAGTCGGCTGGGCACCGAGTTCGTCGAACGCTACGAGCGTGAGCATGGCGTGGCCGACACCGACCGGGTTGTCACCCTCGTCCGGGGTGGGCAGTCAATTGTGGTCTTTCCCGAGGGGCATCTGGCCCGCGCCCCTGGGTTGCGGCCCTTCCACATGGGCGCGTTCGTCGCCGCCGCCCAGGCCGGAGTGCCGGTCGTGCCCGTCGCCATCCGCGGGACCCGGGAAGTGCTTCGGCCCGAGCACCGCTTCCCGCGGCGCGGGGCAGTCGACATCATGATCGGTGCGCCGATCCAGCCTCTAGGCACCGACTGGTCAGCGGCGGTCGCATTGCAGCGCGCCGCGCGAGATGCTGTCCTTCGTCTCTCGGGTGAGCCCGACGTCGAATAA
- a CDS encoding DNA polymerase ligase N-terminal domain-containing protein produces MRSDPSADRRPGVTSAGNGEASRPNLQLPGWRRRHQPPHAPHFVIQHHAATSDHYDFRLAVGDVLVSGAVPKGPSTNPKDKRMARRTEDHPLDYEWFEGTIPEGQYGAGRVIVWDRGTYINESRYDMSEGLQRGHLSFWLDGQKLRGGYALARIRDGADETWLLVKKSDEYADARSSPVRSQPESVLSGRALADLS; encoded by the coding sequence GTGAGAAGCGATCCATCGGCCGATCGGCGCCCGGGCGTCACATCCGCCGGCAATGGCGAGGCATCACGGCCGAACTTGCAGCTGCCGGGTTGGCGTCGTCGTCACCAACCGCCACACGCACCGCATTTCGTGATCCAACATCACGCAGCAACCAGCGATCACTACGATTTTCGGCTTGCCGTCGGTGATGTGCTGGTGTCTGGGGCAGTGCCCAAGGGGCCCTCGACGAATCCGAAGGACAAGCGCATGGCCCGCCGCACCGAGGATCATCCGCTCGACTACGAGTGGTTCGAGGGCACCATCCCCGAGGGCCAGTACGGTGCCGGGCGTGTCATCGTCTGGGACCGCGGCACGTACATCAATGAGAGCCGCTACGACATGTCGGAGGGCCTCCAGCGCGGGCACCTGTCGTTTTGGCTGGACGGCCAAAAGTTGCGCGGCGGTTATGCGCTCGCCCGCATCCGCGATGGTGCGGACGAGACGTGGCTGCTCGTCAAAAAGTCCGATGAATACGCCGACGCGCGCAGCAGCCCGGTGCGCAGCCAACCGGAATCCGTCCTGTCGGGACGCGCCCTGGCTGATCTATCGTGA